Proteins from one Mycolicibacter virginiensis genomic window:
- a CDS encoding NADPH:quinone oxidoreductase family protein — protein sequence MRAIVCEQYGPPEDLVLRELPDPTPGPGTLVVRVRAAAVNFPDVLLIDGKYQLKIPAPFTPGSELAGDVIAAGDGVPFAPGDRVVGTSFVGGFAEQALVPAAAVSAIPDGIDYAAAAGFGVTYRTAYHALRSVAQVAEGDWVVVLGAAGGVGLAAVDLAVAMGAKVLAAASSPEKLEVCRQRGAAATVDYDREDLKSRIREITGDGAQAVLDPVGGSYAEPALRSLARGGRFITLGYAAGSIPAIPLNLVMLKGITVQGMEIRTFATDFPTENERDLAELQQLFAGGKVSPYIGARFPLAQTATALRYVADRKAVGKVIIDV from the coding sequence ATGCGCGCGATCGTCTGCGAGCAGTACGGGCCGCCGGAAGATCTGGTGCTGCGGGAGTTGCCCGACCCTACGCCCGGACCCGGCACGCTGGTGGTCCGGGTACGGGCTGCGGCGGTCAACTTCCCCGACGTGCTGCTGATCGACGGCAAGTACCAGCTCAAGATCCCGGCACCGTTCACGCCCGGCAGCGAGCTGGCCGGTGACGTGATCGCCGCCGGCGACGGGGTGCCCTTCGCGCCCGGCGACCGGGTGGTCGGCACGTCGTTTGTGGGAGGTTTCGCCGAGCAGGCGCTGGTGCCCGCCGCGGCGGTGAGTGCCATCCCCGACGGCATCGACTACGCGGCAGCGGCCGGATTCGGAGTCACCTACCGCACGGCGTATCACGCGCTGCGCTCGGTTGCCCAAGTCGCAGAAGGCGATTGGGTGGTGGTGCTGGGCGCTGCCGGCGGTGTCGGGCTGGCCGCCGTCGACCTTGCGGTAGCGATGGGTGCGAAAGTGCTTGCCGCGGCCTCCAGCCCGGAGAAACTGGAAGTGTGCCGCCAGCGCGGTGCGGCCGCGACGGTCGACTACGACCGCGAAGACCTCAAGTCGCGGATCCGCGAGATCACCGGCGACGGCGCACAGGCCGTGCTCGACCCGGTCGGCGGTTCCTACGCCGAGCCGGCGCTGCGCAGCCTGGCCCGCGGCGGGCGCTTCATCACCTTGGGCTATGCCGCCGGATCGATCCCGGCCATCCCGCTGAACCTGGTGATGCTCAAGGGCATCACGGTGCAGGGCATGGAGATCCGGACTTTCGCCACCGATTTCCCGACGGAGAATGAGCGCGATCTGGCCGAACTGCAGCAGCTGTTCGCAGGGGGCAAGGTCAGCCCCTACATCGGTGCCCGCTTCCCGCTCGCGCAGACCGCGACCGCTTTGCGCTACGTCGCCGACCGCAAAGCGGTCGGCAAGGTCATCATCGACGTCTGA
- a CDS encoding lipocalin-like domain-containing protein: protein MSTLREALLGGWELSSFESLDAGTGAVSHPLGTAPRGLILYTADGYMSAQLTGSADAALPAYIAYGGRFRVDEDTATVHHEVSVSMLPELLASPQLRQARVDGDRLTLSVTTTNDGVTTHNTLIWVRRR, encoded by the coding sequence ATGAGCACTCTGCGAGAGGCGCTGCTGGGCGGCTGGGAGCTGTCGTCGTTCGAGTCCCTCGACGCCGGCACCGGCGCGGTGTCACACCCCCTGGGCACGGCGCCGCGCGGTCTGATCCTCTACACCGCTGACGGCTATATGTCCGCGCAGCTGACCGGCAGTGCGGACGCCGCGCTACCCGCCTACATCGCCTATGGTGGCCGATTCCGGGTCGACGAGGACACCGCCACTGTGCATCACGAAGTCAGCGTCTCGATGCTGCCGGAGCTGCTGGCGAGTCCGCAGCTGCGGCAGGCACGCGTGGACGGCGATCGGCTGACGCTGTCGGTGACGACCACCAACGACGGTGTGACGACGCACAACACCCTGATCTGGGTCAGACGTCGATGA
- a CDS encoding acyl-CoA carboxylase subunit beta has protein sequence MTNGWQETLEDLDRRRQHTWAMGGPERVAKHHGKGKLDARARIGHLLDPGSFRELGTMVGGQIAADGIVVGSGLINGSPVMVGAEDFTTLAGSIGPGGNAKRYRIAELALRDKIPLVMLLEGAGFRPTGEHYGRTPTDLLAQAQCSGKVPTVAAVMGPSAGHGALVGPVCDFRIMSPHGAIFTAGPPVVKESTGEDITKEDLGGPEVALNSGVVHNFGADDETVLDDIRRYLSYFPSSAWSYPTALSPDAAAQSRPTPELLDIVSRDNRRVYDMRSVLDVVFDRPDWFEVQPRFGRAIICALAHLGGHPVAVVANQPQVLAGSIDTDAADKAAHFIMVADSFHLPIVFLADNPGMLPGSRSERAGVLRAGARMFAAQTAATTVKLHLTLRKAYGFGSMVMSLLGFDSQVATFAYPGATMGAMSAAALSSATHAGQDLAAKLRDTELQASYHSAQQLGFDELIDPRETRDALLSALQRGLRSRQAAAEPVTRTVIMP, from the coding sequence ATGACGAACGGCTGGCAGGAGACCCTGGAGGACCTCGACCGGCGGCGCCAGCACACCTGGGCCATGGGCGGTCCCGAGCGGGTGGCCAAACACCACGGCAAAGGCAAGCTCGACGCCCGCGCCAGAATCGGGCACCTGCTGGACCCGGGTAGCTTCCGCGAGCTGGGCACCATGGTCGGCGGGCAGATCGCCGCCGACGGCATCGTGGTCGGCTCGGGGCTGATCAACGGCTCGCCGGTGATGGTGGGCGCCGAGGATTTCACCACGCTGGCGGGCAGCATCGGTCCCGGCGGCAACGCCAAACGCTACCGGATCGCCGAACTGGCGCTGCGCGACAAGATCCCGCTGGTAATGCTGTTGGAGGGCGCCGGATTCCGGCCCACCGGTGAGCACTATGGGCGCACCCCGACCGACCTGCTGGCCCAGGCGCAATGCTCGGGCAAGGTGCCGACCGTCGCCGCGGTAATGGGCCCTTCGGCCGGACACGGCGCCCTGGTCGGTCCGGTCTGCGACTTCCGGATCATGAGCCCGCACGGTGCGATCTTCACCGCCGGCCCGCCGGTGGTCAAAGAGTCCACCGGCGAAGACATCACCAAGGAGGACCTGGGCGGTCCCGAGGTCGCACTGAACAGCGGCGTGGTGCACAACTTCGGCGCCGACGACGAGACGGTGCTCGACGACATCCGCCGGTATCTGTCCTACTTCCCGTCCAGCGCATGGTCCTACCCCACGGCGCTGTCGCCGGACGCGGCCGCGCAATCGCGGCCCACTCCCGAGCTGCTCGACATCGTCTCGCGTGACAACCGCCGGGTCTACGACATGCGGTCGGTGCTCGACGTCGTCTTCGACCGGCCCGACTGGTTCGAGGTGCAGCCGCGATTCGGTCGGGCGATCATCTGCGCGCTGGCCCATCTCGGCGGCCATCCGGTCGCGGTGGTGGCCAACCAGCCGCAGGTGCTGGCCGGCTCGATCGACACCGACGCCGCGGACAAGGCGGCGCACTTCATCATGGTGGCCGATTCGTTCCACCTGCCGATCGTGTTCTTGGCCGACAACCCCGGCATGCTGCCCGGTAGCCGCTCCGAGCGCGCCGGGGTGTTGCGAGCCGGCGCGCGGATGTTCGCCGCCCAAACCGCGGCCACCACCGTGAAACTGCATCTGACGCTGCGCAAGGCCTACGGCTTCGGTTCCATGGTGATGTCGCTGCTGGGATTCGACTCCCAGGTGGCGACGTTCGCCTATCCCGGGGCGACGATGGGCGCGATGAGCGCGGCCGCACTCAGCTCGGCCACGCACGCCGGGCAAGATCTAGCCGCCAAGCTGCGCGACACCGAGCTGCAGGCGTCGTATCACTCCGCCCAGCAGCTCGGCTTCGACGAGCTCATCGATCCCCGCGAGACCCGCGACGCGTTGCTGTCCGCCCTGCAGCGCGGGCTGCGCAGCCGCCAGGCCGCCGCCGAGCCGGTGACCCGAACCGTCATCATGCCCTGA
- a CDS encoding phosphotransferase family protein, with product MTSPRQIPRHPHDVTSQWLSAVLSARGGPVEVASVDVTPVGTGQTGATYRVAARYTDNPGDLPASFVIKLPAGDDAVRDRVVLGYRSECAFYSEVADGVKIPIPQCFHCEITDDATEYALLLSDRAPAVQGDQLAGCGERQARLAVTALAGLHAPTWCDQRWLTFPGLAMTQLDEAGAKGMGDIARMCAETCVQRLGAQLGDADCATLTAALDLITPWVSAPLGRFALIHGDYRLDNMLFSPDGEQVWVVDWQTLGVGLPTRDLAFFTGTSLAPELRKEIEADLVTDYHSALLSHGVSDYDRETCWQDYRFGALQVPLICALGLVFATDTDRGDDMFVTMLQRGCQAIRDLGTLELVGELAG from the coding sequence ATGACTTCCCCACGGCAGATACCGCGCCATCCGCACGACGTGACCAGCCAGTGGCTGTCGGCCGTGTTGAGCGCCCGAGGCGGACCGGTCGAGGTGGCTTCGGTCGACGTCACCCCGGTCGGCACCGGCCAGACCGGAGCCACCTATCGGGTGGCGGCCCGCTACACCGACAACCCGGGCGACCTGCCGGCCAGCTTCGTGATCAAGCTGCCGGCCGGCGACGACGCCGTGCGTGATCGCGTGGTCCTGGGCTATCGCAGTGAGTGCGCTTTCTACAGTGAGGTGGCCGACGGCGTCAAGATTCCGATACCGCAGTGCTTCCACTGTGAAATCACCGATGACGCAACCGAGTACGCCCTGCTGCTCTCCGATCGAGCGCCGGCGGTACAGGGCGATCAGCTCGCCGGTTGTGGTGAACGCCAGGCTCGGCTGGCGGTGACCGCCCTGGCCGGGTTGCATGCACCCACCTGGTGCGACCAGCGCTGGCTGACCTTCCCGGGGCTGGCCATGACCCAGCTGGACGAGGCCGGCGCCAAGGGCATGGGTGACATCGCCCGGATGTGCGCCGAGACATGCGTGCAGCGGCTCGGCGCCCAGCTCGGCGACGCCGATTGCGCGACATTGACCGCGGCGCTGGACCTGATCACCCCGTGGGTGTCGGCGCCGCTGGGCCGGTTCGCGTTGATCCATGGCGACTATCGGCTGGACAACATGCTGTTCAGTCCCGACGGGGAGCAGGTCTGGGTGGTCGATTGGCAGACGCTGGGTGTGGGGCTGCCGACGCGCGATCTGGCGTTCTTCACCGGTACCAGCTTGGCGCCCGAGCTGCGCAAAGAGATCGAAGCCGACCTGGTCACCGACTATCACAGCGCGCTACTGAGCCACGGCGTCAGCGACTACGACCGGGAAACCTGTTGGCAGGACTACCGGTTCGGCGCGCTGCAGGTGCCGCTGATCTGCGCGCTCGGGCTGGTGTTCGCGACCGATACCGATCGTGGCGACGACATGTTCGTCACGATGCTGCAGCGCGGATGTCAGGCGATCCGCGATCTGGGCACTCTGGAGCTGGTGGGCGAGCTGGCCGGCTGA
- a CDS encoding enoyl-CoA hydratase/isomerase family protein — protein MDSHVQGRASSGPPDGDWLGTPYLTFRREGPIAVCTLDRPEARNAMTPAMYFGLRYAVGRVNQDPELAGLLITGTADVFAPGGDMGGGGADDWLTFGAALGMDITPFDTLRSSVKPVVSAVNGLCQGGGLQIALCSDVAVVSDRATFRVPELFRGIADTYYSQMLARVIGPVRTRDLMFTGRTFGAQEALDWGMVARVVPHEELADTARDVLAQCCRTAPAARAVVKSSLDSYLGLFDRIGMNTSLGAPEAVEGFRAFKERRSPAWVHPDLRVDGRL, from the coding sequence ATGGATTCTCACGTACAGGGGCGGGCCTCGTCGGGCCCGCCCGACGGTGATTGGCTGGGAACGCCGTACCTGACGTTTCGGCGGGAGGGCCCGATCGCGGTCTGCACCCTGGATCGCCCCGAGGCCCGCAACGCGATGACGCCGGCCATGTACTTCGGCCTGCGCTACGCGGTGGGCCGAGTCAATCAGGATCCGGAGCTGGCCGGGCTGTTGATCACCGGGACCGCAGACGTATTCGCCCCCGGCGGAGACATGGGCGGCGGGGGAGCGGACGACTGGCTCACATTCGGGGCCGCGCTGGGTATGGACATCACCCCGTTCGACACCCTGCGTAGCTCGGTCAAACCGGTGGTCTCCGCGGTCAACGGACTGTGCCAGGGCGGCGGGCTGCAGATCGCGCTCTGCAGTGATGTGGCCGTGGTCAGCGACCGGGCCACCTTCCGGGTGCCCGAGCTGTTCCGCGGCATCGCCGACACCTATTACAGCCAGATGCTGGCGCGGGTGATCGGGCCGGTCCGAACCCGCGATCTGATGTTCACCGGCCGCACCTTCGGCGCGCAGGAAGCTCTCGACTGGGGCATGGTGGCACGTGTGGTTCCGCACGAGGAACTGGCGGACACCGCCCGTGACGTGCTGGCACAGTGCTGCCGCACCGCGCCGGCCGCGCGCGCCGTGGTCAAGTCCAGCCTGGACTCCTACCTCGGCCTGTTCGACCGGATCGGGATGAACACCAGCCTGGGTGCGCCGGAGGCCGTCGAAGGGTTCCGCGCTTTCAAAGAGCGCAGGTCACCGGCGTGGGTGCACCCCGATCTACGGGTCGACGGCCGGCTATAG
- a CDS encoding MlaE family ABC transporter permease, with protein MKDLIRWSPESAMVRLAGPMEAVGGLFTMSVDAVRFLFKRPFQAREFIEQSWFVARVSLAPTLLVAIPFTVLVSFILNILLRELGAADLSGAGAAFGAVTQVGPMVTVLIVAGAGATAMCADLGSRTIREEIDAMEVLGINPVQRLVTPRMLAAGLVALLLNSLVVIIGILGGYVFSVFVQDVNPGAFAAGITLLTGVPELVISCVKAALFGLIAGMVACYRGLTISGGGAKAVGNAVNETVVYAFMSLFVVNVVVTAIGIKMTAR; from the coding sequence ATGAAGGACCTGATCCGCTGGTCCCCGGAATCGGCGATGGTTCGCCTGGCGGGGCCGATGGAGGCGGTCGGCGGGCTCTTCACCATGTCGGTGGACGCCGTCAGGTTCTTGTTCAAGCGCCCGTTCCAGGCCCGGGAATTCATCGAACAGTCCTGGTTCGTCGCGCGCGTCTCGCTCGCGCCCACGTTGCTGGTGGCCATCCCCTTCACCGTCTTGGTCAGCTTCATCCTCAACATCTTGTTGCGCGAGCTCGGTGCGGCCGACCTGTCCGGTGCCGGTGCGGCGTTCGGCGCGGTCACCCAGGTCGGGCCGATGGTGACGGTGTTGATCGTGGCGGGGGCCGGGGCCACCGCGATGTGTGCCGACCTGGGGTCGCGCACCATTCGCGAAGAGATCGACGCCATGGAGGTCTTGGGCATCAACCCGGTGCAGCGGCTGGTGACACCGCGGATGCTCGCCGCCGGCTTGGTGGCGTTGCTGCTCAACAGCCTCGTGGTGATCATCGGCATTCTCGGCGGCTACGTGTTCTCGGTGTTCGTACAAGACGTCAACCCGGGCGCGTTCGCGGCCGGCATCACCCTGCTGACCGGGGTGCCCGAGCTGGTCATCTCCTGCGTCAAGGCAGCGCTGTTCGGGCTGATCGCCGGAATGGTCGCCTGCTACCGCGGCCTGACGATCTCCGGCGGCGGCGCCAAGGCCGTCGGCAACGCGGTGAACGAAACGGTGGTGTACGCCTTCATGTCGCTGTTCGTGGTCAACGTGGTGGTCACCGCGATCGGCATCAAGATGACGGCGCGCTGA
- a CDS encoding ABC transporter permease: MGRIGDHTLFYGKAIATTPFAFAHYRREVIRLIAEISMGTGTLAMIGGTVVIVGFLTLAAGGTLAVQGYSSLGNIGIEALTGFLAAFINVRISAPVVAGIGLAATFGAGVTAQLGAMRINEEIDALESMAIRPIAYLVSTRIVAGLVAIVPLYAIAVILSFVASRFTTVFLFGQSAGLYDHYFRTFLNPIDLLWSFLQAFLMAITILLIHTYFGYFAAGGPAGVGVAVGNAVRTSLIVVVSVTLLVSLSVYGASGNFNLAG; this comes from the coding sequence ATGGGGCGCATCGGCGACCACACCCTGTTCTACGGCAAGGCGATCGCCACCACACCGTTCGCGTTCGCGCACTACCGCCGCGAGGTCATCCGGCTGATCGCCGAGATCAGCATGGGCACCGGCACGCTGGCGATGATCGGCGGCACCGTGGTGATCGTCGGCTTCCTGACCCTGGCGGCAGGCGGCACGCTGGCGGTGCAGGGCTACAGCTCGCTGGGCAACATCGGCATCGAGGCCCTGACCGGCTTCCTGGCGGCATTCATCAACGTGCGCATCTCGGCCCCGGTGGTCGCCGGGATCGGCCTGGCCGCCACCTTCGGCGCCGGTGTCACCGCGCAGTTGGGCGCCATGCGGATCAACGAGGAGATCGACGCGCTGGAATCGATGGCCATCCGCCCGATCGCCTACCTGGTCAGCACCCGCATCGTCGCCGGGCTGGTGGCGATCGTTCCGCTGTATGCCATCGCGGTGATCCTGTCGTTCGTGGCCAGTCGCTTCACCACGGTGTTCTTGTTCGGGCAGTCGGCCGGCCTCTACGACCACTATTTCCGCACGTTCCTCAACCCCATCGACCTGTTGTGGTCGTTCCTGCAGGCCTTCTTGATGGCGATCACCATCTTGTTGATCCATACCTATTTCGGCTACTTCGCCGCCGGCGGTCCGGCCGGGGTCGGCGTCGCGGTGGGCAACGCGGTGCGCACCTCGCTGATCGTCGTCGTCTCGGTGACGCTGTTGGTCTCGCTGTCGGTCTACGGGGCCAGCGGCAACTTCAATCTGGCCGGGTAG
- a CDS encoding methylmalonyl-CoA mutase family protein — translation MSDPVQTSSGIPLKPVYGPGDRRGEPPAPGTYPFTRGNFESGYRGRLWTFRQYSGFGTAEESNRRYQYLLSQGGTGLSVALDLPTQCGYDSDDPEVGEEVGRVGVAVDTLADAEILFDSIPLDKISTSFTINGTAAILLAFYVAAAERSGVPRAKLTGTIQNDILKEYASRGTWIWPPEPSLRLIADTIEFCAAEVPRFNAISVAGAHFRDAGANAVQEMAFTLADGVTYCDTVVERGRMSIEQFAPQVSFFFYTHGDFFEEVAKYRAGRRRWATIVRERYGASSDKASMFRFGCVAGGASLFAPQAQNNLVRVAYESMAAVLGGVQSMFTAAWDEPFALPSEESATLALRTQQILAYETGVTRVADPLGGSYFVEALTDATEERIIEIMADLENHGGMVRAIEDGYLQGLIADEAFKIHHEIESGSRPVVGVNKFTSDEPAPEIATYELDAEGRDVQLKRLARVKADRNADDVAATLAALSRAAEGDVNLMHPLIDCANAYCTVGEMVSALKNVWGEFQQPVVY, via the coding sequence ATGAGCGACCCAGTGCAGACCTCCTCAGGGATCCCGCTGAAACCGGTGTACGGGCCGGGCGACCGGCGCGGAGAGCCGCCGGCGCCGGGGACGTATCCCTTCACCCGCGGAAATTTCGAGTCCGGCTACCGCGGACGGTTGTGGACCTTCCGGCAGTACTCCGGCTTCGGCACCGCCGAGGAATCCAATCGGCGCTACCAATACCTGCTGAGTCAGGGCGGCACTGGACTGTCGGTGGCGCTGGACCTGCCGACGCAGTGCGGCTACGACTCTGACGACCCCGAGGTCGGCGAAGAGGTGGGCCGGGTCGGCGTGGCGGTGGACACCCTGGCCGACGCCGAGATCCTGTTCGACTCCATCCCGCTGGACAAGATCAGCACCAGCTTCACCATCAACGGCACCGCCGCCATCCTGCTGGCGTTCTACGTGGCGGCCGCCGAGCGTTCCGGGGTGCCGCGGGCCAAGCTCACCGGCACCATCCAGAACGACATCCTCAAGGAGTACGCCTCCCGCGGCACCTGGATCTGGCCGCCCGAACCGTCGCTGCGGCTGATCGCCGACACCATCGAGTTCTGCGCCGCCGAAGTGCCGCGGTTCAACGCGATCTCGGTGGCCGGAGCGCACTTTCGCGACGCGGGCGCCAACGCGGTGCAGGAGATGGCCTTCACCCTCGCTGACGGTGTCACCTACTGCGACACCGTGGTGGAGCGCGGCCGGATGAGCATCGAGCAGTTCGCCCCGCAGGTTTCGTTCTTCTTCTACACCCACGGCGACTTCTTCGAAGAGGTCGCCAAGTACCGGGCCGGCCGGCGGCGGTGGGCCACGATCGTGCGGGAACGCTACGGCGCCTCCAGCGACAAGGCGTCGATGTTCCGGTTCGGCTGCGTGGCCGGCGGTGCGTCACTGTTCGCCCCGCAGGCCCAGAACAACCTGGTTCGGGTGGCCTACGAGTCGATGGCCGCCGTGCTCGGCGGAGTCCAATCGATGTTCACCGCCGCCTGGGATGAGCCGTTCGCGCTGCCGAGCGAGGAGTCCGCGACGCTGGCGCTGCGCACCCAACAGATCCTGGCCTATGAGACCGGCGTGACCCGGGTGGCCGATCCGCTCGGCGGCTCCTACTTCGTCGAGGCGCTCACTGACGCCACCGAAGAACGCATCATCGAGATCATGGCCGACCTGGAGAACCACGGCGGCATGGTCCGGGCCATCGAAGACGGCTACCTGCAGGGCCTGATCGCGGACGAGGCGTTCAAGATCCACCACGAGATCGAGTCGGGCAGTAGGCCGGTCGTGGGCGTCAACAAGTTCACCAGCGACGAGCCGGCACCGGAGATCGCCACCTACGAACTGGACGCCGAAGGCCGTGACGTCCAGCTCAAGCGGCTGGCGCGGGTCAAGGCCGACCGCAACGCCGACGACGTCGCCGCCACCCTCGCGGCGCTGTCGCGCGCCGCCGAGGGCGACGTCAACCTCATGCATCCCCTGATCGACTGCGCCAACGCCTACTGCACGGTGGGTGAGATGGTTTCGGCGCTGAAGAACGTCTGGGGCGAGTTCCAGCAACCGGTGGTGTATTGA
- a CDS encoding cobalamin B12-binding domain-containing protein yields MTSPHSPSAAVPARVLVAKPGLDGHDRGAKIVARTLRDAGFEVIYTGIRQRVEDIVATALQEDVAVVGLSILSGAHVALTGRIVEALRAADGGDIAVVVGGTIPQGDVPKLLEAGAAAVFPTGTSLDDLVTGVRDVVSKAEAR; encoded by the coding sequence ATGACTTCTCCGCACTCTCCCTCCGCAGCCGTCCCGGCCCGGGTCTTGGTCGCCAAACCCGGTCTCGACGGCCATGATCGCGGGGCCAAGATCGTCGCCCGGACCCTGCGCGATGCCGGCTTCGAGGTCATCTACACCGGCATTCGGCAACGCGTCGAGGACATCGTCGCCACCGCCCTGCAGGAGGACGTGGCGGTGGTGGGGCTGAGCATCCTGTCCGGCGCGCACGTCGCCTTGACCGGTCGCATCGTCGAAGCGCTGCGCGCCGCGGACGGCGGGGACATCGCTGTCGTGGTCGGCGGCACCATCCCGCAGGGCGACGTACCCAAACTGTTGGAAGCCGGTGCCGCGGCGGTGTTTCCCACCGGAACGTCTCTGGATGATCTGGTGACCGGGGTGCGCGACGTGGTTTCGAAGGCGGAGGCGCGCTAG